The proteins below come from a single Malus domestica chromosome 03, GDT2T_hap1 genomic window:
- the LOC139194332 gene encoding uncharacterized protein has protein sequence MQRRGGRFPGGLSSNMQRRCGRFPGGPKFQRQRDFGGSGGSGAPLCRRCNNRHFGEYKRGSSACYTCGQMGHRAPQHVDVAASSAGSLRQSGQPRQGRGIHANRGRGGRQQAQERIHNMTLQDAQNNPDLIMVTQPHPTPLGYDLEFSMPRGEICYVDQVYPGCPVMVEDVVMPANLIRLDIVDFDVILGTYWLHYNRAKIDSYGKMVTFHRPELSEVTFVGELSGVRHCVISAMKAKRLLSKGCQGYLAHVVLNDNAPISVDDVRVVSHFPDVFLDDLSGLPPDRDVEFAIDLLPDDLFDQLRGACVFSKIDLRSGYYQLKIRIKDVPKTAFRTRYGHYEFLVMPFGLTNVPAAFMDLMNRIKWHFWDMLYQLKAFEWILKKWQLWRIGNNLEPSLRLTRKEVKFEWDDNCEQSFQQLKYYLTHAHVLALPDDNGNFEVFSDASLNGLGCVLMQHGRVIAYASRQLKPHEKNYPIHDLEKLLVRDYFITAYHPQTDGQSDRTIQTLEDMMRSSVLQFGDGWHDWLDLMEFAYNNNYHSSIGMAPFEALYGKSCRTPLCWSEVGERVLVGPERVEKTTQNIQRGVVRFGKNGKLSPRYIGPYMVTEQVGEVAYKLELPQELSKVHDVFHVSMLRHYVSDSSHVIPHQPLEINSDLFYDDEPMTILDWKDKELRNKTVRLVKVLWRNHAVEKTTWETDDRMKEMYPRLFYDY, from the exons ATGcagaggagaggtggtagatttccTGGAGGTTTGAGCTCTAATATGCAGAGGAGATGTGGTAGATTTCCTGGAGGCCCTAAATTTCAGAGGCAGAGggattttggtggttcaggtggTTCAGGTGCCCCTTTATGCCGCAgatgtaataataggcattttggggagtaTAAGAGAGGCAGCAGTGCATGCTatacttgtggacagatggggCATAGAGCT CCCCAACATGTAGATGTTGCTGCTAGCAGTGCAGGATCGTTGAGGCAGTCTGGTCAGCCAAGACAAGGACGAGGTATTCATGCtaacagaggtcgtggtggacgacaacAGGCTCAGGAACGTATCCACAATATgacactgcaagatgctcagaacaatcctgatttaatcatgg tgacgcaacctcatcctacacctctaggatatgatttagagttttctatgcctagaggggagatATGTTATGTTGATCAGGTATATCCAGGATGCCCAGTGATGGTAGAGGAtgtagttatgccagctaacCTTATTCGGTTAgacattgtggattttgatgtgattttgggcacttattggttacactacaatcgtgccaagatagataGCTACGGAAAAATGGTTACTTTTCATCGTCCTGAATTATCTGAAGTCACATTTGTGGGAGAGCTTAGTGGGGTGAGGCAttgtgttatttctgccatgaaagccaaaagattgttgtcgaaaggttgtcagggatatttggctcatgtggtgttgaatgataatGCTCCTATTAGTGTGGATGATGTACGTGTGGTCAGTCATTTTCCGGATGTGTTCCTTGATGATTTGtctggattgccgccagacagagatgtggagttcgctattgatttacttccag atgatttgtttgatcaactccgaggtgcctgtgtgttctctaagattgacttgaggtctggttactaccagttgaagattagAATTAAAGATGTCCCGAAAACAGCattcaggactcgatatggtcattatgagtttctagTAATGCCATTCGGATTAACTAATGTTCCAGCAGCTTTCATGGATTTAATGAATCGT atcaagtggcatttttgggacatgttataTCAGCTCAAGGCATTCGAGTGGATTCTCAAAAAgtggcagctgtggagaattgggaacaacctcgaaccgtcacttag GTTGACTAGAAAAgaagttaagtttgagtgggatgataattgtgagcaaagttttcagcagttgaagtattatctcactcatgcacatGTTTTAGCACTCCCAGATGATAATGGTAATTTTGAGGTCTtcagtgatgcttctttgaacggtctgggttgtgtattgatgcaacatggtagggtgattgcttatgcttcgagacagttgaaacctcatgagaagaattaccctattCATGATCTGGA gaagctcttggtacgagattactttattacggcatatcatcctcagacTGATGGGCAATCTGATAGGACTATTCAAACGTTAGAAGATATGATGAGATCTTCGGTGCTGCAGTTTGGCGATGGTTGGCATGATTggttggatttgatggaattcGCCTACAACAATAATtaccattcgagtattggtatggcaccatttgaggcactctATGGCAAATCTTGTCGCACACCCttgtgttggtcagaggtgggtgaaagagttttagtgggtcCTGAGAGAGTGGAAaagactactcagaatattcag AGAGGTGTAGTACGGTTTGGGAAAAATGGTAAGCTAAgccctaggtacattggaccatatatggTCACCGAGCaagtcggtgaggttgcttacaagCTTGAGTTGCCTCAAGAGTTGTCCAAAGTTCatgatgtgtttcatgtttcgatgcttcgacattatgtctcAGATTCTTCGCATGTGATTCCTCatcaacctttggaaattaattcaGACTTGTTTTACGATGATGAGCCAAtgactattttggattggaaagataaggagctgaggaataagacagtgcgtttggtgaaagtattatggagaaatcatgCAGTGGAAAaaactacttgggagacagatgACCGGATGAAAGAGATGTATCCACGcctattttatgattattag